In Halalkalicoccus subterraneus, the sequence AGCGCTTTGGCGAACTGCCAGCCCATCATCGTCGAGGCGCCGATATATCTCACGAGCCCTTCGTCGACGAGATAGCTGAGTGCAGAGAGCGTCTCCTCGATGGGCGTCGAGTCGTCCCAGCGGTGGATCTGATAGAGGTCGATGTAGTCGGTTCCTAACCTGTCGAGGCTGGCCTCGCACTGGTCGATGATATGCTTTCGCGAGAGTCCCCCCTGATTGGGTCCCTCGCCCATCGGGCCGTAGACCTTCGTGGCGATCACGAGTTCCGAGCGATCGAGGGACGCGATCGCGTTGCCGACGACCTCCTCGCTCTCGCCCCGGGAGTAGACGTTCGCGGTGTCCAGGAAGTTGATCCCCAGATCGAGCGCGCGGTCGATGACCTCCCGGCACTCTTCCTCGTCGTCGATCATCCAGGGTTGGGCGCTCCCGAAGTTCATACAGCCCAGACAGAGCCGCGAGACCTCCAAACCGGTGTTCCCGAGGGTAGTGTACTCCATGTCGTTGTCAGCGTCGTTCACGGTCGCCAATCGATACAGGCGAGCAAAAGGGTGGCGACGGTGCCGTTAGCGCTGGGACTCCCGGAGCACGAGCGGCCCCATCGCGAGGGTCCGCTTTGCGGAGGTCGCCACCCGCGCGATGTAACTGATTAGCAACAGGAACGGGATCAGCGTGATCGTCAGTGCCGCGCCGACGACCACGATCGTATGACTGATTCCGAACGTCGAGTTCGTGAGGGAAATCCCACTGTAAAAGCCAAGCATACTTCCGGCGACCAGAAGGCCTGGCACCGACGTGTAGAGGATCATCTGCGAGAGGTCCATCAGCGCCCACTGGAAGTACAGCGTCTTGATGTGCTCGCGCGCCGGGCCGAACATCGACAGCGTCGACTTCAGGTCGTCAAGGACCGCCATGTCCTCGTCGGTGAGATCCTCGGGATAGTCGTTCGCGATCCGTTCGACCTGGAAGATCTTGATGCCGTAGTTGTAGTTGAGCGCGGCGTTGAGCACCTCGAACGAGCCGAAGGTCGCACCGTTTAGCTCCTGGCGGACCTCCTCGGCGTTCTCGATCAGGCTCTCGGTGAACTCGTCGACCTCCGCCCGGAGTTCGTCGTTCCCGTTGTCGGTGATGGCGTCTCGAAGGGTCTTGGCTCGTCTGTCGGTCGCGCTGATTATCTGGCGGAGGAACGCCGAGGGATCGGCGGGGCTAGGCGAGCCGATCATCTCCTCGGTGTAATCACGAAAGTCCATCGTGTTGCTCATGCGCTCGCGCTGATCGCCGAGCGGCCCGTTTTCCTGGGAGATCACGATCTGGCTGATCGTGACGATCAGCGTCGTTCCGGTGATGATCGCGCTGATCATCGTCGAGAACATGTAACTGATCATGCTGTCCGAACGGAGCGTCGAAGCGAAGTTCGGGACGAACAGGTGTCCGATCACGACGAAGCCGACGAAAAAGCCGATCGCCAGCAGGGCCGTGATCAGCAGTCGATCGGCTTTCATCGTCGCCCAAAGCTTGATGCGGCTCTCGCTCGAGCGCGCCTGCATCGTGTTGGCGGTACCGATATCCGAGTCGTATTCGGACTCGATCTCGGTTTCGGTCTCGGCGTCGGCGTCGATGTCCGGCCCGGCGTCCGGGTCCGCGCTCATGTCGCTCCATCCTCGACCGGACGCTTGAAGACCAGATATTTCGTCCCGCCACCGGTGTACTCGACCGTCTCGACCAGTTCCCAGCCCTCCTCGCCGAGCGCGTTCAGCTCGGCTTTCGGGTCGCTGGCCTCCTTCTTCGTCGCCTCGCGGGGCGGCCTGAGCGTCTCGTACTCCCACCGCACTCTGTTCTGACTCATCGCTATATCGTATTCGCCGTGCTCTGGAAGGAAGTATCCAACCCTTGCACGACGCCGGCGTGTATCACTGGGAAGGGACGCCGTCGCGCCCGACGTGGATCTCGTGGGCCTCGATCCGCTCGAGCGCCGCGACACGCCCGCC encodes:
- a CDS encoding cytochrome P450 family protein, which gives rise to MSADPDAGPDIDADAETETEIESEYDSDIGTANTMQARSSESRIKLWATMKADRLLITALLAIGFFVGFVVIGHLFVPNFASTLRSDSMISYMFSTMISAIITGTTLIVTISQIVISQENGPLGDQRERMSNTMDFRDYTEEMIGSPSPADPSAFLRQIISATDRRAKTLRDAITDNGNDELRAEVDEFTESLIENAEEVRQELNGATFGSFEVLNAALNYNYGIKIFQVERIANDYPEDLTDEDMAVLDDLKSTLSMFGPAREHIKTLYFQWALMDLSQMILYTSVPGLLVAGSMLGFYSGISLTNSTFGISHTIVVVGAALTITLIPFLLLISYIARVATSAKRTLAMGPLVLRESQR
- a CDS encoding aldo/keto reductase, which translates into the protein MEYTTLGNTGLEVSRLCLGCMNFGSAQPWMIDDEEECREVIDRALDLGINFLDTANVYSRGESEEVVGNAIASLDRSELVIATKVYGPMGEGPNQGGLSRKHIIDQCEASLDRLGTDYIDLYQIHRWDDSTPIEETLSALSYLVDEGLVRYIGASTMMGWQFAKALYESDLNGYERFVSMQPEYSLADRHEEENLLPVCADQEVGVIPWSPLAGGFLTGKYDRDADPDEGRAATDEHTRERFTEENWAVLDAVRELADEKEASPAQVSLAWLLEKEVVDAPIIGPRSIDHLEENAGAVSISLTDEEIERLEAPKTPVWSRATGDL
- a CDS encoding DUF4177 domain-containing protein, with amino-acid sequence MSQNRVRWEYETLRPPREATKKEASDPKAELNALGEEGWELVETVEYTGGGTKYLVFKRPVEDGAT